In Nicotiana tabacum cultivar K326 chromosome 19, ASM71507v2, whole genome shotgun sequence, one DNA window encodes the following:
- the LOC107824833 gene encoding deoxyuridine 5'-triphosphate nucleotidohydrolase-like, whose protein sequence is MAGTFGAIPHFLVSYKPLHQPSSAILKPFSISKLNHGYNFFSRAFPFPHLNMAANGINSFFRVKRLSDNAVLPSRGSPLSAGYDLSSAAETKVPARGKALVPTDLSIAVPQGTYARIAPRSGLAWKHSIDVGAGVIDADYRGAVGVILFNHCDVDFEVKIGDRIAQLIIEKIIVPDVEEVDDLDSTVRGSGGFGSTGV, encoded by the exons ATGGCGGGAACTTTTGGCGCTATTCCACATTTCCTGGTCAGTTATAAACCTCTACATCAGCCTTCTTCCGCAATCTTGAAACCCTTCTccatctccaaattaaaccacgGTTACAATTTCTTCTCTCGAGCTTTTCCATTTCCACATCTAAACATGGCTGCAAATGGCATCAATTCCTTCTTCCGCGTCAAAAGGCTCTCTGATAATGCTGTCTTGCCCTCCAGAGGCTCCCCTCTCTCTGCTGGCTACGATCTCTCAAG TGCGGCGGAGACAAAAGTGCCAGCCAGGGGAAAGGCTCTAGTACCCACAGATCTTAGTATTGCCGTTCCTCAAGGAACCTATGCCCGTATAG CTCCAAGATCAGGATTGGCATGGAAACATTCAATAGATGTTGGGGCAGGTGTGATTGATGCAGACTATAGGGGAGCAGTTGGTGTTATTCTTTTCAACCATTGTGATgttgattttgaagtgaaaattggtGACAGAATTGCTCAATTGATCATAGAGAAAATCATAGTGCCAGATGTCGAGGAGGTTGATGATCTAGACTCGACAGTTAGGGGCTCTGGAGGCTTTGGATCAACCGGAGTTTGA